A genomic segment from Corythoichthys intestinalis isolate RoL2023-P3 chromosome 2, ASM3026506v1, whole genome shotgun sequence encodes:
- the cryaa gene encoding alpha-crystallin A chain, with product MDIAIQHPWFRRALGSIYPARLFDQFFGEGMFDYDLFPYTASTISPYYRQSLFRSFLDSSNSGMSEVRSDRDKFTVYLDVKHFSPDELSVKVTDDYVEIQGKHGERQDDHGYISREFHRRYRLPSSVDQSSITCTLSADGLLTLTGPKVSGGNESGRSERNIPVTRDDKPNAAASS from the exons ATGGATATTGCCATTcagcacccctggtttagacgcGCCCTGGGCTCCATTTACCCAGCTCGACTCTTTGACCAGTTCTTTGGCGAGGGCATGTTCGATTATGACCTCTTCCCCTACACTGCCTCTACTATCAGTCCCTATTACAGACAGTCACTGTTCCGTAGCTTTTTGGATTCTTCCAACTCCGGAATGTCAGAg GTCAGGTCTGACAGAGATAAGTTTACAGTGTACCTGGATGTCAAACACTTTTCTCCTGATGAGCTGAGTGTGAAGGTCACTGATGACTATGTGGAGATCCAGGGCAAGCATGGAGAAAGACAG GATGACCACGGCTACATCTCCCGTGAGTTTCACCGCCGTTACCGCCTCCCATCCAGTGTGGATCAGTCCTCCATCACCTGCACCCTATCTGCTGACGGCCTGCTGACACTGACCGGGCCGAAGGTCAGCGGAGGAAACGAATCCGGCCGCAGCGAGCGTAACATCCCCGTCACTCGTGATGACAAGCCCAATGCTGCTGCCTCTTCCTAA